One stretch of Punica granatum isolate Tunisia-2019 chromosome 5, ASM765513v2, whole genome shotgun sequence DNA includes these proteins:
- the LOC116207612 gene encoding acyl-CoA-binding domain-containing protein 6 produces MFGITRRRMKLGRVKKVQLAESAPGGRSPMRPLKRSSNQNNEGAQHGTDHPNEPDCQSPPGPEINGCTSGSSENWMVLSISGDKPAPRFNHAATVVGNKMIVVGGESGNGLLDDVQVLKFNQFTWTAASSKLYLSPSSLPLKIPACRGHSLVSWGKKVLLIGGKTEPGSDRVAVWALDTETECWSLMEAKGDIPVARSGHSVVRANTVLILFGGEDAKRRKLNDLHMFDLKSLTWLPLHCTGTGPSPRSNHVATLFDDKTLFIFGGASKSRTLNDLYSLDFETMIWSRIKIRGYHPSPRSGSCGVLCGTKWYIAGGGSRKKRHAETLIFDVLKVEWSIAVSSPTSSVAFNKGFSLVLVNHKEKDFLVAFGGFKKEPSNQVEVLIVDKNESSMGRRPNDSKAPGSLFGKRLSSRLANQLSGGSSRRLVDSVARQNLASVIEQHGSGRKSLSESTLTDSNPPSGNVSLRKQFSNEEDYSRTLKIAKCLEEESSLSQVPGHRRNHSDAATHFNGFGDKALGEETSLAYESENFSPHKNGTDGFPVDDDVPLPQNNSKLGPPPSASSSSTCQFYENKIAALIKKNGVQEGQLAAALASQEAAEKSLSSAHKSRQEMEKKLSETMKEMELLKERLAGLELAQEEANSLSNIVHSDNVRLEHDVAFLKAVLDDTQKELLSTRGVLNGERARTFQLQVEVFHLKQRLQSMENRAPTPRKPFHV; encoded by the exons ATGTTCGGAATAACCCGCCGGCGTATGAAGCTCGGCCG GGTCAAGAAGGTGCAGCTCGCGGAATCTGCACCGGGTGGTCGCAGTCCCATGAGGCCCCTGAAGCGAAGTAGCAATCAGAAT AACGAAGGTGCTCAACATGGGACTGATCATCCCAATGAACCTGACTGCCAGAGCCCTCCGGGGCCTGAGATTAATGGATGCACGTCAGGAAGTTCGGAGAATTGGATGGTGTTGTCGATTTCCGGGGATAAGCCTGCTCCTCGCTTCAAT CATGCAGCAACTGTTGTTGGAAACAAAATGATAGTCGTGGGTGGTGAATCTGGAAATGGCTTGCTAGATGATGTTCAG GTGCTTAAGTTTAACCAATTTACTTGGACTGCGGCTTCATCCAAACTTTACTTATCGCCAAGTAGTCTTCCATTGAAGATTCCCGCATGCAGGGGTCATTCTCTG GTTTCTTGGGGGAAAAAGGTGCTCCTGATTGGAGGAAAAACTGAACCAGGGAGTGACAGGGTTGCTG TGTGGGCGTTAGACACTGAAACTGAGTGCTGGTCTCTGATGGAAGCAAAAGGAGACATACCG GTTGCTCGTAGTGGTCACTCTGTGGTTAGGGCAAACACTGTTCTTATCCTCTTTGGTGGCGAAGATGCTAAAAGGAGAAAACTGAATGATCTACATATGTTTGACCTAAAATCCTTGACGTGGCTTCCTCTTCACTGCAC AGGTACAGGGCCATCTCCGAGATCCAATCATGTTGCCACCCTTTTTGATGACAAAACTCTTTTCATATTTGGAGGAGCGTCAAAATCGAGAACACTGAATGACTTGTACTCATTAGACTTTGAAACG ATGATATGGTCAAGAATCAAGATACGTGGGTATCATCCATCGCCAAGGTCTGGTTCCTGTGGAGTTCTCTGTGGAACAAAATGGTATATTGCTGGGGGTGGGAGCAGGAAAAAAC GACATGCAGAGACTTTGATTTTCGATGTTTTGAAAGTTGAGTGGTCTATAGCTGTTTCCTCGCCTACTTCTTCTGTTGCCTTCAACAAG GGGTTCAGCCTTGTCCTTGTAAATCACAAGGAAAAGGATTTTCTTGTTGCATTTGGGGGATTTAAGAAAGAGCCATCAAATCAG GTCGAAGTACTGATTGTGGATAAAAATGAATCATCAATGGGCCGAAGACCCAATGATAGTAAAGCCCCAGGATCTCTGTTTGGAAAACGTTTATCTTCAAGATTGGCTAATCAACTTAGTGGCGGCTCTTCTCGGCGCTTAGTTGATTCTGTTGCAAGACAAAATCTAGCTTCTGTTATTGAGCAGCATGGTTCAGGTCGGAAATCTTTGTCAGAATCTACCCTGACTGATTCTAATCCTCCTTCTGGTAATGTCTCTCTTCGCAAGCAGTTCAGTAATGAGGAAGATTATAGTAGGACTCTTAAGATAGCAAAGTGTCTTGAAGAGGAAAGTTCATTGTCACAG GTACCAGGACACAGGAGAAACCATTCTGATGCTGCGACACATTTTAACGGTTTTGGAGACAAAGCTCTTGGGGAAGAGACATCCTTGGCGTATGAATCTGAGAACTTCAGTCCCCACAAGAATGGGACTGATGGCTTTCCAGTTGATGATGATGTGCCACTCCCTCAAAACAATTCGAAGCTAGGACCACCACcatctgcttcttcttcaagcacatgCCAGTTCTATGAGAATAAAATCGCAGCCCTTATTAAGAAGAATGGTGTCCAAGAAGGGCAGCTAGCGGCAGCACTTGCTAGTCAAGAGGCTGCTGAGAAGAGCTTATCCTCCGCTCACAAGAGCAGGCAGGAGATGGAGAAGAAGCTGAGCGAGACAATGAAGGAGATGGAGCTGCTTAAGGAGAGGCTCGCAGGTCTTGAGCTTGCACAGGAAGAGGCCAACAGCCTGTCCAATATCGTCCACTCGGACAATGTCAGGCTTGAGCACGATGTTGCTTTTCTCAAGGCAGTTTTGGATGATACTCAGAAG GAGCTGCTTTCAACTAGAGGAGTCCTAAATGGAGAAAGGGCCAGAACGTTCCAGCTCCAG GTTGAGGTTTTTCATCTCAAACAGAGACTACAATCTATGGAGAATCGAGCTCCCACACCGAGGAAGCCATTCCATGTTTAA
- the LOC116207613 gene encoding probable serine/threonine-protein phosphatase 2A regulatory subunit B'' subunit TON2, whose product MYSGSSDGESHEASQRKIPPASSMHWVRNLRRFIGSGAGLGSEALMELETKRILLDIFKDKQQKSAEAGSIPSFYKKKPEEGSISHRVHRLAKYRFLKKQSDLLLNADDLDAMWVCLRENCVIDDATGAEKMNYEDFCHIASVCTEQIGPKCRRFFSPSNFMKFEKDESGRIAILPFYLYVMRTVSLTQARIDMSELDEDSDGFLQSHEMEAYIRGLIPNLAQLRDMPAAFIQMYCRIAARKFFFFCDPHRRGKACIKKVLLSNCLQELMELHQESEEEVTDTEQAENWFSLTSAQRICDMFLALDKDMNGSLSKQELQEYADGTLTEIFIERVFDEHVRRGKTGGGNSREMDFESFLDFVLALENKDTPEGLTYLFRCLDLNGRGFLTTADIHSLFRDVHQKWIEGGNYELCIDDVRDEIWDMVKPADPLKITLADLLTCKQGGTVASMLIDVRGFWAHDNRENLLQEEEEPEEEQS is encoded by the exons ATGTACAGCGGCTCCAGCGACGGCGAGAGCCACGAGGCCTCGCAGAGGAAGATCCCGCCCGCCTCCTCCATGCACTGGGTCCGTAACCTCCGCCGCTTCATCGGATCCGGCGCCGGCCTCGGATCAGAAGCCCTCATGG AGCTTGAAACGAAGAGAATTTTGCTAGACATATTCAAAGACAAGCAGCAAAAAAGTGCTGAAGCTGGTTCTATTCCAAGTTTTTATAAGAAG AAACCTGAAGAGGGATCCATCAGTCACAGGGTTCATAGGCTAGCCAAGTATCGGTTTTTGAAG AAACAATCGGATCTTTTGTTGAATGCAGATGATTTGGATGCAATGTGGGTTTGCTTAAGAGAAAATTGTGTCATTGACGATGCAACCGGCGCAGAAAAG ATGAATTATGAGGATTTTTGCCACATTGCCTCTGTTTGTACAGAGCAAATAGGCCCCAAGTGCCGACGGTTTTTCAGCCCTTCAAATtttatgaagtttgagaaagaTGAATCAGGAAGAATTGCCATTCTGCCTTTCTACCTTTATGTGATGCGCACG GTTTCACTAACACAGGCAAGAATTGATATGAGCGAGCTGGATGAGGATTCTGATGGTTTCCTGCAGTCTCAT GAAATGGAAGCGTACATAAGGGGCCTCATCCCTAATTTGGCCCAGCTACGCGATATGCCTGCAGCCTTTATTCAGATGTACTGCCGTATAGCTGCCCggaaatttttcttcttttgcgATCCTCACAGACGTG GGAAAGCTTGTATAAAGAAGGTGCTGCTTAGCAACTGCCTTCAAGAACTGATGGAATTGCACCAG GAAAGTGAGGAAGAGGTTACAGACACTGAGCAAGCTGAAAATTGGTTTTCATTGACATCCGCACAGAGAATATGCG ATATGTTCCTGGCACTTGATAAAGATATGAATGGATCGCTTAGCAAGCAGGAGCTTCAAGAATATGCTGATGGTACTCTAACAGAAATTTTCATTGAAAGAG TGTTTGATGAGCATGTACGCCGCGGCAAAACTGGAGGAGGAAACTCCAGGGAGATGGACTTTGAAAGCTTTCTTGACTTTGTGTTGGCTCTGGAGAATAAAGACACTCCCGAAGGATTGACATACTTGTTCCGTTGTCTTGATCTTAATGGAAGAGGATTTCTTACTACTGCTGATATTCATTCTCTTTTCAG AGACGTGCACCAGAAATGGATCGAGGGCGGTAACTATGAGCTATGCATTGACGATGTGAGGGACGAGATATGGGATATGGTGAAACCTGCTGACCCACTGAAAATTACATTGGCTGATCTTCTCACCTGCAAGCAAGGAGGGACAGTCGCCAGCATGCTGATCGATGTGCGAGGTTTCTGGGCCCATGATAACAGAGAGAACCTTCtccaagaagaggaagagccGGAGGAGGAGCAGTCATAG
- the LOC116208513 gene encoding GTP-binding protein OBGC, chloroplastic, which yields MPPVSAAATPPLCFSPLAQARSTTRKPNSKPPNFPRGRPRDPNLKARTRYRPPPQPVPPTSSPAGEATTYTRLPPRDNFSAPLLDPVREVKLSDSGVAKLESSEEDELSSEEEQEVLEDETDGDFGLNYEVVDVFEGSSSNHEEEDEDEDDDADDDYDLEDYEEIEDEEEVLELGGGRIVSTFDSDGNKVTAMLYAAGEDEEDDIDAKTPRFEHGDSVNTIEFEGDLDEGGESQVKEKGVPAVMRCFDRAKIYAKAGDGGNGVVAFRREKFVPLGGPSGGDGGRGGNVYVQVDGSMNSLLPFRNSIHFRAGRGAHGQGRKQAGAKGEDVIVKVAPGTVIKAAGKEEVLLELLHPGQKALLLPGGRGGRGNASFKSGMNKVPRIAENGEEGPEMWLELELKLVADVGIIGAPNAGKSTLLSVISAAQPAIANYPFTTLLPNLGVVSFDYDSTMVVADLPGLLEGAHRGFGLGHEFLRHTERCSCLVHVVDGSSEQPDFEFDAVRLELEMFSPELAEKPYIVAYNKMDLPEASERWPLFKEKLDSRGIRAFCMSAVKQEGTHQVISAAYELLHKSMAEKDTEGWMDPGNLNHVADEIKKQRNASINDFRITRQDSTNTWHVVGSGLQRFIQMTNWRYLDSERRFQHVLEACGVYKSLMKLGVKEGDTVIVGEMEMTWHDSTESANLSNSKKGVPRFD from the exons ATGCCGCCAGTCTCTGCCGCCGCGACTCCGCCGCTGTGCTTCTCTCCACTGGCCCAAGCCCGCTCAACGACCCGAAAGCCCAACAGCAAGCCGCCGAACTTCCCCCGCGGACGCCCCCGGGACCCGAACCTCAAGGCGCGGACGCGCTACCGGCCGCCTCCCCAGCCGGTCCCGCCGACGAGCTCCCCCGCAGGAGAAGCCACGACCTACACTCGGCTCCCTCCCAGGGACAACTTCTCGGCGCCTTTGCTTGATCCCGTTAGGGAAGTGAAGCTTTCCGATTCCGGTGTTGCAAAGCTCGAGAGCAGCGAAGAAGATGAGCTTAGCAGCGAGGAAGAGCAAGAGGTTCTCGAGGATGAAACAGATGGCGATTTTGGGCTAAATTATGAGGTAGTCGACGTGTTCGAAGGCAGTTCAAGTAATCACGAAGAGgaggatgaagatgaagatgatgatgccGATGATGATTATGATTTAGAAGATTATGAGGAAATTGAGGATGAGGAGGAAGTGTTAGAGTTAGGAGGTGGCAGAATAGTAAGTACTTTCGACAGTGACGGAAACAAAGTCACGGCGATGCTCTACGCAGCtggtgaagatgaagaagacgatATTGATGCTAAAACTCCACGATTTGAGCATGGcgattcggtgaatacaatcGAGTTTGAGGGCGACTTGGATGAGGGGGGTGAATCACAAGTTAAGGAGAAAGGGGTCCCAGCAGTAATGAGGTGTTTTGATCGGGCGAAAATTTATGCGAAAGCCGGGGATGGCGGGAACGGAGTGGTGGCTTTTAGGCGGGAAAAGTTCGTTCCTTTGGGTGGCCCATCGGGTGGGGATGGAGGAAGAGGCGGAAATGTTTATGTACAAGTtgatggttcgatgaactccCTATTGCCCTTTAGGAATAGTATCCATTTTCGGGCAGGGAGAGGAGCGCATGGGCAGGGGAGGAAGCAGGCGGGGGCAAAGGGAGAGGATGTGATTGTGAAGGTGGCCCCGGGGACGGTCATAAAAGCGGCAGGTAAGGAGGAAGTGTTGTTGGAGCTGCTTCATCCTGGGCAGAAGGCTTTGTTGCTGCCCGGTgggagaggagggagagggaaTGCTTCGTTTAAGTCGGGAATGAATAAGGTGCCAAGGATTGCTGAGAATGGAGAAGAGGGTCCTGAGAT GTGGTTGGAGCTGGAGCTAAAGCTCGTTGCTGATGTGGGAATCATAGGTGCTCCAAACGCTGGGAAGAGCACCCTCTTGAGTGTGATAAGTGCTGCACAGCCTGCAATAGCAAATTATCCGTTCACAACTTTACTTCCAAATCTTGGGGTAGTCTCCTTTGACTACGATTCCACAATGGTTGTAGCCGATTTACCGGGTCTACTTGAAGGAGCACACCGAGGTTTTGGTCTTGGTCACGAGTTTCTACGGCATACAGAGCGGTGTTCTTGTCTG GTGCATGTTGTTGATGGCTCGTCGGAGCAGCCGgatttcgagtttgatgcgGTTCGCTTGGAGTTAGAGATGTTTAGTCCTGAACTAGCTGAAAAGCCCTATATAGTTGCATATAACAAAATGGATCTTCCAGAGGCATCCGAGAGATGGCCATTGTTCAAGGAAAAGCTCGACTCTCGTGGAATTCGAGCTTTCTGTATGAGTGCTGTGAAACAAGAGGGAACCCATCAAGTGATCAGCGCCGCTTACGAACTTCTACATAAGAGTATGGCAGAGAAGGATACTGAAG GTTGGATGGATCCTGGGAACTTGAACCATGTTGCAGACGAAATAAAGAAGCAGCGGAATGCCTCGATTAATGATTTCAGAATAACTCGCCAGGATAGTACTAACACTTGGCATGTAGTTGGATCAGGCCTGCAACGCTTCATTCAGATGACAAACTGGCG ATATCTTGATTCTGAGAGGAGATTCCAACATGTTCTGGAGGCCTGTGGTGTGTACAAGTCTCTCATGAAACTTGGCGTGAAGGAAGGGGACACTGTCATCGTTGGAGAG ATGGAGATGACGTGGCACGATTCCACGGAAAGTGCCAATCTTTCCAACAGTAAGAAGGGAGTTCCTAGATTTGATTGA